CTTCTTCGCTTTCGATCGCTCGATTCATGAGGAAACCCGCCGCAACGCCGAGGCGCGTTTGGAAGCGCTGGGCGGATCCAAGGCAGGCCTGGTGGAATCGCGGGACGGTTTCTCCGTCCAGCCTGACGGTGGGAAGGACCACGAGTTGAAGAAGGCCGAGGGTGTACGCAAGCAGCACCTGGAGGACTGGTGGGAGAGCGTCCAGAGCCGTTTCGATCCGGAGAGGGTGCGGGCCCGCGCCGCTGCGACGACTTCGCCAAGCCTTGCATCGTTCGCCGGCGCCGCTTCGGCACAGTCCTGCCTGCCGGATGACACATGGGACAACGGAACCCTGGACGACGTGCCTGACCCGCGCCAGGCTCATTCCGCCGTCTGGACGGGAAGCTTGATGGTGGTGTGGGGAGGGTATCCCGCGTCGACCTGGGGGGATGAAGACCTGGACACGGGAGGCCGCTACGATCCCGCCACCGACACCTGGACTTCGACCGCGCGGCTGGGTGCGCCCTCGCCCCGCAGCCGCCATACCGCCGTCTGGGCAGGCGGCAGAATGGTGGTTTGGGGAGGGTACCAGGATAGGGGTAGTAACTACCTCAACACGGGGGGACGCTACGATCCTACAACCGACTCCTGGCTGCCGACCTCCCTGGTGGGCGCTCCTTCGGCGCGGTATGGTCACACGGCGGTGTGGACCGGGTCTCAGGTGCTGATCTGGGGTGGCACCGGCGGCGCGACCGGGGGACGCTACGACCCGGCAAGCGATCAGTGGACTTCCATATCCACCGCCGGCGCTCCGGGAGGCGGATCGGGGGTGTGGACCGGGTCCCAGATGCTGATCTGGGGCGGCAGCGGCGCTGTCCCGGGAGGACGCTACGACCCGGCGGGCGATCAATGGACCCCCATCTCCACCGCCGGCGCTCCGGGAGCCGGAAAGGCGGTGTGGACGGGATCGCTGATGCTCGTCCTCCAGGATGATGGAGTCGACGCCGGCGGCCGGTACGATCCGGTCGGTAACCAGTGGACTCCGATCAACCGATCCGGAGCGCCCAATCTGACTCGGCCGGATGCGACGGCGGTCTGGTCCGGAAGCGAGATGATCTACTGGGGAGGGAGCGGGCTGAATACCGGTGGCCGCTACAACCCTGCGACCGACAGCTGGCAGCCGACCTCGGGAGTGAATGCTCCGGAAGGCCGTTCCAGCCATTCAGCGGTATGGACCGGCACTTTGATGTTGATCTGGGGAGGGTTCGACGCCGGAGGCTTCGATGCGCCGATCGGAGGACGCTATGACCCTTCGAGCGACTCCTGGACTCCGATCTCATCGGGACCGGCGCCGTCCCCACGGGAGAGCCACACCGCCGTCTGGACGGGGACGCAGATGATCGTCTGGGGCGGATGGAATGTGTTGGACTCTCTCGGCAACGTGGAGTATCTCGACACCGGGGGAAAGTACGATCCCGCCATGGAAACCTGGAGTCCGACGACAACCGTGGGGGCGCCCTCCGCCCGGATAGGCCACACCGCGGTCTGGACCGGCGACCGGATGGTGGTCTGGGGCGGTGGGACTAACACGGGCGGACGCTACGATCCGATTGTCGATGTCTGGACGCCGACGGCGTCGGCGGGCGCGCCCGCAGCAAGGAGCGGCCACTCGGCCATATGGACGGGAAGCCGGATGGTCGTGTGGGGTGGTCGGGACGCTTCCGGCAATTTCAACACCGGCGGCCGCTACGATCCGGTGGCTGACGCGTGGCAGCCCACCTCCACTTCAGGCGCTCCGGCCCCCCGACGATCCCATGCAGCGGTCTACACCGGAACTCAGATGATCGTCTGGGGCGGGGTCCACTCCTCCTCGGACCCCAAGAACGGCGGCCGATACGATCCTGTTCTGGACAGCTGGTCCCCGACTTCCACGGTCAACGCGCCCGCCTCCCCGACACAAAAGATGTGGGGCGTCTGGACCGGATCCGAAATGCTGGTCTGGGGAGAAGGCCCTTCTGGGTGCTTCCCTTGTGCTGGGCCCATCATCACAGGCCGGTACAACCCGAGCACGGACCAGTGGAATCCCATCACCATCGCTTCCGGCGTCCTTCCTTATGCGTGGCCGAAATTTGAAACGGTGATCTGGACGGGCAGCCGAATGCTCGTCTGGGGCGGTGGATTCTATGATGACTTCGGCGAGCAACTCTACGCCACCGGCGGACTGTACGATCCCACGACCGATTCCTGGACGCCGACGTCGACAGTCGGGGCGGCTTCGACCCGCGGCTTCCACACGGCCGTGTGGACCGGCACTTTCATGCTGATATGGGGCGGGGAGACCGGCGATTTTTCGGGGCCCGAGTACGTCCTGAGCTCCGGGGGCCGCTATATCTCCGGACAGTCGTCCGATGACGACGGCGACGGCTTCAGCGAATGCGGCGGTGATTGCGCGGACGGCAACGCCGCGGTTCACCCGGGCGCCGTGGAAACCTGCAACGGCGTGGACGACAACTGCTCCGCGACCGTCGACGAAGGGGGCAACGCCCTGTGCGACGATGCGAACGCCTGCACGACTGACAGCTGCGGAGGCAGCCTCGGATGTGCGCATCCCATCCGCGACCTGGATGGCGACGCCCATCCCGACGCCGCTTGCGGCGGCAACGACTGTCTCGACTCGAACGCCTCCGTCTGGCTGGCTCCAGCAGCCGTTTCGGGCCTCACGGTTTCGACGGTGAGCCCGGCACACCTGTTTTGGGACAGCCAGGCGGCTTCGTCGGGTCCTGCAACGCTCTACGATCTCGCGTCCGGAACGATGGGCCCGGCGGCCGGCACCTTGACCTTCACCCCGGCCTCGTGCGTGCAATCAAGCTCGTCGACGACTTACGCCGATTCCCGTCCCGGGCCGACCACGGGCACGGCATTCTGGTACCTGACGCGCGGCAGGAACGCGTGCGGGACCGGCACCTACGGGAGCACGCCGCGCGACACCGGAATCCCTTCCTGCCCTTGATTACCTCGCTCCGGCCTCCGCCCCGGTTCCAGATTCGCGCGAGGGGCTCGACGCGATCGTAATCGGCATCTTCTTTGGATCCTTATTCCTGGGAAAGCACTGATGCCGAGACCCCGGTTTGCCCGGGCCCGGACCTTGTCCGGCTGCGACACCGGCACCGGTCGGATGCTCTCCGGCGAGGAAGTGAACCGTCACCTCCAGTTCCGGCACGCCGGCATTCCTTCCTGCCCCTGATCCGTCCTTGCTGCACCTGCAAATCGGGTGCTAGCATCCGCGCGCCATGCCGCCGGATCCCGATTCATTGTTCGAACAGCTGTTGCGCCGCGCGCCGCTGATTGCGGCGCTCCTGGCCGCGGTCGCGGCGCTGCCCGGATTGTGGCTCCCCTTCCTGGCCGATGACTGGGGACTCCTTGCGGATGCCGCGCAGGGATCGCTGGCGCGCACGCCCTTCGGATACTTCCGTCCGCTGACCGCCCTGACGTTTCGCGCCGAGCTGCAGGTCTGGGGACCGCGACCGTTCTTCTTCCATCTCACGAACCTGCTGCTGGCGGCGGCCTGCGCCGCATTGCTGTCTATCGTCCTGCGCCGGCTGACGGGCGATGCGGTGGTCGCGGCCCTTGGAGCCGCGATCTTCGCCCTGCATCCCTATCACGTGGAAAACGTCTGGTGGGTCGCGGGAAGGGCGGACATGCTCGCCTGCCTTTTCCTGCTTGCGGCGTTTCTCGCGTACGAGAGGTGGCGCACCACGTTGCGCGGCATCCCGCTGGGGACGCTGCTCCTCTTCATGGGAGCGCTGCTGTCCAAGGAGGCCGCCATATCGTTTCCGCTCCTGATCCTCCTCATCGAATGGACCCGGAGCGACCGCGGCGATTGGAGAGCCACCCGTATCCGGGGGGTTCTTCCCCTCGCCGGGCTGGCGCTACTGCACGCGCTCGTGGTCCGGCGGCTCTTTCTTGGCGCTGAGGCCTTCGCCAATCTGCGCGGGACCCTGCCGCACTGGATCGGCAATTTCTTTGCGTTCCTAGCGGGCTCGCTGGTGCCGCTCCACACCGAGTACCTGGAAGGTCATCCTTTCCTGGCGGGATTCCTCGCGCTCGTGGTCGCGGGATTCGCTTTCCTTTGGGCTCACCGGAAAGACCGGCCCGACGCAAGGCTCGCGGCAACCGCGGCGATTGCATTCCTGATTCTCCTCGGCCCCTCGCTCCTCTCCTTCCAGGAGCGCTACCTCTTCATTCCGAGCGCGGCGGTGGCGACGATCCTCGTCGTCCTCGGCCGCACGCTGCCTCAGCAAGTCCGCCGCCTCCTAGGCGCGGGACTCTCGACGCTGTGGCTGGGAAGCCTGGCCTGGCACGCGATCGCCTGGACTGATGCGGCGCGGGTCTCAACGCACCTGATCGAAGGCTTGCGACAGACGAGCATGGAAAGTGAAGCCGGCGGGATTCTCGTGGCGAACATGCCGCACCGGGTGCATGGCGTCGCGGTGGCTGCGAACTTCCGCCAAGCGGTGGTGCTTTCGGGCGGCCGCGCGGTGCCGATCAAGGCCGCTACGGCCCTCGATCTCCCCAGTTCCCGTCAGGACGGCCTGGCGGGCGGATTCAGCGGAGCCATCACCCGGTCAGCGGACGATCTCGTGGTCCGCGTCGAGGTGCCGGCGCACCGCTTTTCGCGCGTCGTGCTTCCTCTTCCCGGCAAGTCGGTCGCGAAGGATGCCGACGGCGAGTGGGAGGTGACGATGGAAGCGGGGAAACTCCAGGTGAGGATTCCACTTCCCGCAAGAAGCGCCCTTCGGATCTGGACGGCGGACGGGCTTCGCTTGCTGGAGGTGCCTTGAAACGCGGCCTCAGTCGCCCAGGAAGTACTGCACCGTGGTGACGACGCGGACCTTCTTGTACTCGGGGGAGAAGGAGTCGCGGTCCTCGATGCTGAAGAGGCCCTGCTGCGCGTTGCGGATGGCCCCCACCCGGCTGCCGGAGTCGACGGCGAATTTCTCCGCGGCGCGCCGCGCGTCCTTCGTCGCTTCGGCAATCATCTCCGGCTTGATCTTCTCGAGGGCCGTGTAGAGGTAGGTGGTGCGCTCCTCGTAGCTGCGCACCAGGGCCACCCCTTTCTTGATCAGCTCGCCGGAACGCTGCATCGCCTGGCGCGCCTGCGCGATCTTGCCGCTGCGCAGGATGACGCTCGCCTCGGCGTTGTAGCGGTTGGCGGGCCGGTCCGGACCCCGGTACCCCTGCGATTCGAAGTCGGTGATCCGCGGGCTGGAAAAGCTCGCTTCCTCCTTCGGAAAGCCCTGGGACTCGAGGAACTCGCTCACCTTGCGGGCGTCCGATTCGATCCTTTCCTGCAGCGCGGCGAGATCGTTGCCGGTGGCGTTGAAGACGACCGGCCAGACGACGAGATCGGCCTCGACCTCCCGCTCGGCGAAGCCCTTCACGGTGACGTAGCGGTCGGCGGTCTTGATGCGGGAGACGCCCAGCCCGAACAGGTAGCCTCCCAGCGCCAGGCCGGCCATGATCGAAAGCCCCAGCAGCGCCGCCGGCGCCACCTTATCGCGATCCATGCTCCTCCCTAGGGAAGGAACCTGTCCGGGTGCTTGAGCTTTTCCGGCAGGTAGTTGTCGATGACGTAATTGAGGCCCCACTTCGCCAGCGCCTGCTGCTCGGCGCGCACCCCCATCTTCAGGAGCTGATCCATGGCGCCCACCCATTGCGGATGGTGCTGGAAGAAGGGATCGTTCTTGATGGCGTCCTTGGCGCGCTTGACGTCGACGTCCTTCAGGGGATGCGTTGGGAGCTTGTAATCGACGATGTCCATGGGGGTGATTCCGAGGTATCTGGCCTGCGGCACGCAGAAATACTCGTTCAGATGGGCGGCGTTGCCTGAGCCGACCTTGAGGGTGCGGTAGATGTTGGAGATGCCGTAGGGGTCGCCGTCGACGAAGACGTAGACCGGGATCTTGCGCGCGTCGGCCAGGCGCCGGACGAACCGCCGGCAGGCGCGCGTCGGCACGCCTCCCATCGACACCAGGATGCAGTTGGCGGTTTTCCAGTACTTGTGCTTCACCAGCCGCTGGAACATGCCGGCGGTTTCGATCACCAGGATGAACTTCGCATCGGTGTCGAACTTGAGGTGCTCGACCGAGATCGGGATCGAATAGGCGCCCGAGCCGAAACGCGTGCAGTCGATGCGCAAGGGCTTGCCGGTCTCGGAGTCGCGATCGACGATGACCAGCTTGCCGGAGACCTCGCCCCCTTTCTCCTCCGGGATGAAGCCGAGCTGCTCCCGGTTGACCTCGAAGAAGGCCTCCACGTCGTCCATCACCGCATCGGATTCGGGCTGCTCCAGAAAGCGCGCCTCCTCCCAGTTCTTCGAGATGTAGTAGGCCTCCCGCTTCGAGGCGATGTCGTCGTTCTTCACCAGCTCGCGGGACAGCGCCATCATGCGCAGCGTCTGCGCGAAGGTCTTCACGGTCGAGACGGTCAGGGTGCGCACCTTGCGCTTGCCGCGCATCTCGAAATGACCCCGCTTCGGGTCGTACTTGACGTTGCTCAGGCTGCGCATCGGGAAGCGCATCTGCGGCTTGTCGTGCTTGAGAATGGTTTTCTGGATGTCCGCCGCGGTCTTCTCGATCCGCCCTGCCGTGTTGTTCCCCGCCATGTCTCGAATCTCCTTCCGTCGGTCGGTCTAGATCTTCCGGGTCTTTTCCAGCGTGTCGGTCAGGACCGACACGATGCGCGCCTCGTCCTTGTCCGACAGGCTCAGGATTTCCTTGAGCGCGATCCCGATGTGCGGGATATAGGCCTGGATGTACGACTTCTTCTTCTCGGCGTCCTCCTCGCGGCGCCGGCGCCTCAGGAAGCTCCCGAGCTTGCGGCCGCACTCCTGCAGCCCCAGCCGCAGCTCCTTGAGGATCTCGGGATAGGCTGCCACCGCCTCCTTGCTCTCCGAGGTGAACGGCACCCACACGCTGGCCACGTGCACGAACAGGACCATCGGGCCGCTGGGCAAGGCGCCTTTCCCCTGCTGCAGCGCGTAGTTCCTCCAGTCCGTGGAGACGGCCGCCTTGGTGATGGCGCAGGCCGACTGCTGGTATTGCAGAGGCACGCGATTGGCGAAGCGCCACAGATCCACCAGCTCTTCGGCAGGCTGGTCGCCGCCGTAGGCCAGGCCCGTCTCCACCAGGAAAGGGTTGCCACGGTACACCGACGGCGGCCGGCTGTTGGCCGTGTAGAAGTCGGCCTTGACCGTCTGCCTGAGCCCTTCCAGGATGAGCGCCTCGCCGATTGGCACGATGCAATTGGTCGGCGGGTTCATGATCTTGACCTTGGGGATGGCGTTGAACAGCGCCTCCATGTTGGGGAGCTTGAGGGAGCGCGGACGCGCCTCGGGATTCAGCCCGGCCGCCCGGCAGATCTCCTCCGCCACCTTCTCGCTGACCCGTGAGAAGTCGGATTGCAGCGCCGATTTCAAAG
This genomic window from Candidatus Polarisedimenticolia bacterium contains:
- a CDS encoding MopE-related protein; the protein is FFAFDRSIHEETRRNAEARLEALGGSKAGLVESRDGFSVQPDGGKDHELKKAEGVRKQHLEDWWESVQSRFDPERVRARAAATTSPSLASFAGAASAQSCLPDDTWDNGTLDDVPDPRQAHSAVWTGSLMVVWGGYPASTWGDEDLDTGGRYDPATDTWTSTARLGAPSPRSRHTAVWAGGRMVVWGGYQDRGSNYLNTGGRYDPTTDSWLPTSLVGAPSARYGHTAVWTGSQVLIWGGTGGATGGRYDPASDQWTSISTAGAPGGGSGVWTGSQMLIWGGSGAVPGGRYDPAGDQWTPISTAGAPGAGKAVWTGSLMLVLQDDGVDAGGRYDPVGNQWTPINRSGAPNLTRPDATAVWSGSEMIYWGGSGLNTGGRYNPATDSWQPTSGVNAPEGRSSHSAVWTGTLMLIWGGFDAGGFDAPIGGRYDPSSDSWTPISSGPAPSPRESHTAVWTGTQMIVWGGWNVLDSLGNVEYLDTGGKYDPAMETWSPTTTVGAPSARIGHTAVWTGDRMVVWGGGTNTGGRYDPIVDVWTPTASAGAPAARSGHSAIWTGSRMVVWGGRDASGNFNTGGRYDPVADAWQPTSTSGAPAPRRSHAAVYTGTQMIVWGGVHSSSDPKNGGRYDPVLDSWSPTSTVNAPASPTQKMWGVWTGSEMLVWGEGPSGCFPCAGPIITGRYNPSTDQWNPITIASGVLPYAWPKFETVIWTGSRMLVWGGGFYDDFGEQLYATGGLYDPTTDSWTPTSTVGAASTRGFHTAVWTGTFMLIWGGETGDFSGPEYVLSSGGRYISGQSSDDDGDGFSECGGDCADGNAAVHPGAVETCNGVDDNCSATVDEGGNALCDDANACTTDSCGGSLGCAHPIRDLDGDAHPDAACGGNDCLDSNASVWLAPAAVSGLTVSTVSPAHLFWDSQAASSGPATLYDLASGTMGPAAGTLTFTPASCVQSSSSTTYADSRPGPTTGTAFWYLTRGRNACGTGTYGSTPRDTGIPSCP
- a CDS encoding SIMPL domain-containing protein (The SIMPL domain is named for its presence in mouse protein SIMPL (signalling molecule that associates with mouse pelle-like kinase). Bacterial member BP26, from Brucella, was shown to assemble into a channel-like structure, while YggE from E. coli has been associated with resistance to oxidative stress.) — encoded protein: MDRDKVAPAALLGLSIMAGLALGGYLFGLGVSRIKTADRYVTVKGFAEREVEADLVVWPVVFNATGNDLAALQERIESDARKVSEFLESQGFPKEEASFSSPRITDFESQGYRGPDRPANRYNAEASVILRSGKIAQARQAMQRSGELIKKGVALVRSYEERTTYLYTALEKIKPEMIAEATKDARRAAEKFAVDSGSRVGAIRNAQQGLFSIEDRDSFSPEYKKVRVVTTVQYFLGD
- a CDS encoding DNA topoisomerase IV subunit A, which translates into the protein MAGNNTAGRIEKTAADIQKTILKHDKPQMRFPMRSLSNVKYDPKRGHFEMRGKRKVRTLTVSTVKTFAQTLRMMALSRELVKNDDIASKREAYYISKNWEEARFLEQPESDAVMDDVEAFFEVNREQLGFIPEEKGGEVSGKLVIVDRDSETGKPLRIDCTRFGSGAYSIPISVEHLKFDTDAKFILVIETAGMFQRLVKHKYWKTANCILVSMGGVPTRACRRFVRRLADARKIPVYVFVDGDPYGISNIYRTLKVGSGNAAHLNEYFCVPQARYLGITPMDIVDYKLPTHPLKDVDVKRAKDAIKNDPFFQHHPQWVGAMDQLLKMGVRAEQQALAKWGLNYVIDNYLPEKLKHPDRFLP